The Lolium rigidum isolate FL_2022 chromosome 2, APGP_CSIRO_Lrig_0.1, whole genome shotgun sequence genomic interval AACTATATCTCAATCTTTTTATATTAAGTGATTCTCCCATAACATCTTCTAGTGGTACAACCTTTTGTGCTAAACGTGTTTTTTTGTGTGTAGCACATCAGTATTAATCATTGCCGCAATATTGTGTGCTGCGAGTACTTCAACTATGTTTCTCTTTCATTATCTATGAAGGGTCATAACCTGGAAGTCGTACCTAGGTCGCAAGTTGCTTAACAGTCGCATCAAGATTCTTTGTAATCATCTTCAGTACCTTTATTTCTTTCATCTTAACATTCTACCATGACTTTCAGCAAACAAATTTAGAAGAAAAAActattgtttttttatttttagaaACTATTGATGGATTTTTACAAATAAATATTTCTAGTTTACACAACCATTAATGCATTACAGCCAGCCATTCATGCCAGATATGGGCTGAGCGCTAGGCCCATAACTCGTACGCTGGAAGTTTCCCTCGCGCTATGAGCCGCCCACTGTGCAACCACTACGccgccctgctctcctcctccgccgccgccggcagccgcaaTGGCGCCCGCATCTCCGCCGCCGTCCACTGCCTCATCCTCCGGACCGTCCCGCACCCGCCGCCCACCTACCTCCTCAACCACCTCCTCACGGCCTACGCCAGGTCCGGCCGCCTCGgcctcgcgcgcgcgcgccgcctgtTCGACGCAATGCCGGACCCCAACCTCTTCACCCGCAACGCGCTCCTCTCGGCGCTGGCCCGCGCGCGGCTCCTCCTGGACATGGAGCGGCTCTTCGCGTCCATGCCCGAGCGCGACGCCGTCTCCTACAACGCGCTCATCGCCGGGttctccggcgccggcgccccCGCGCGGGCCGCGGGTGCCTACCGCGCCCTGCTCGCGGAGGAGGGGGTCAGACCGAGCCGCATCACGATGTCCGGCATGGTCATGGCCGCGTCGGCGCTCGGCGACCGCGCGCTCGGCCGGCAGGTGCACTGCCAGGTGCTGCAGCTCGGGTTCGGGGCGTACGCCTTCACGGGCAGCCCGCTCGTCGACATGTATGCCAAGATGGGGCTCATCGGGGACGCCAAGCGCGTCTTTGATGAGATGGAGGGCAGGAACGTGGTGATGTACAATACCATGATCACGGGGCTGCTCCGGTGCAAGATGGTTGCGGAGGCGAGGGGGCTGTTTGAGACGATGGCTGACAGGGACTCCATCACCTGGACCGCGATGGTCACGGGGCTGGCGCGGAACGGGCTGCCGTCGGAGGCGCTGGATGTTTTCAGGAGGATGAGGGCAGCAGGTGTCGGCATTGATCAGTACACTTTTGGAAGCATCCTGACAGCCTGTGGTGCCCTTGCTGCCTCGGAAGAGGGGAAGCAGGTCCATGCCTACGTGATCAGAACACTGTATGAGGACAATGTATTTGTCGGAAGCGCGCTTGTTGACATGTACTCCAAGTGCAGGAGCATCAGATCGGCGGAAGCCGTCTTGAGAAGGATGacatgcaaaaacatcgtctcgtgGACTGCGATGATTGTCGGCTACGGACAGAATGGGTGTGGTGAGGAGGCTGTGCGGGTGTTCTCGGAGATGCAGAGGGACGGCATTAAGCCTGATGATTTCACTCTTGGCAGTGTCATCAGCTCTTGCGCTAATCTTGCGAGCCTGGAAGAGGGGGCTCAGTTCCactgcgtggcgctcgtatcggggCTGAGGCCGTACATTACGGTGTCTAATGCACTAGTAACCCTGTACGGGAAGTGCGGCAGCATCGAGGACGCGCACCGCCTGTTCGATGAGATGACGGTTCATGATCAGGTGTCATGGACAGCCCTCGTCACGGGTTATGCCCAGTTTGGGAAGGCAAAAGAAACAATGGATCTGTTTGAGAAGATGTTGTCTAAGGGTGTGAAACCGGACGGCGTAACGTTCATCGGGGTCCTTTCTGCTTGTAGCCGTTCAGGGCTTGTGGAGAAAGGCCGCAGCTACTTCCAGTCTATGCAGGAGGACCACGGTATTGTACCCTTGGATGATCACTACACTTGCATGATTGACCTGTATAGCAGATCAGGGAGGTTGAAAGAAGCTGAGGAGTTCATAAGGCAGATGCCACGCTGTCCTGATGCTATTGGATGGGCGACATTGCTGAGCTCGAGCAGGTTGCGCGGTGATATGGAGACCGGGAAATGGGCTGCCGAGAATCTCTTGAAAGTTGATCCTCAAAACCCAGCGAGCTATGTATTACTGTGCAGCATGCATGCTTCTAAAGGTGAATGGAGCGAGGTTGCCCAGCTGAGGCGTGGGATGAGGGATAGGCAAGTGAAGAAAGAACCAGGCTGCAGCTGGATCAAGTATAAGAATAAAGTCTACATATTCTCAGCGGATGACCAGTCTCACCCCTTCTCCAGAACAATTTATGATAAGCTACAGTGGCTCAACTCTAAGATGGTGGAAGAAGGGTATAAGCCTGATGTCAGTTCAGTGCTGCACGATGTAGCGGATTCTGAGAAGGTTCAAATGCTCAGCAATCATAGTGAGAAGCTTGCAATTGCATTTGGCTTGATTTTTGTTCCACCAGAAATGCAGATTCGGATTGTCAAGAATCTACGGGTCTGTGTGGATTGTCATAATGCTACCAAATTCATCTCTAAGATAACTGGGCGTGATATTCTTGTGAGAGACGCTGTCAGATTTCACAAGTTCAGCAATGGCATTTGCTCATGTGGGGACTTCTGGTAATTCCGCTGTCTAACACGCTAACTTCATACATGATTCAAGTTGAAATATAAGCGAGAAGTGCCATTGGAAGAGAAACAGGAAATAGTGAGCAAAGGCTTCAAAGCTAAGGATGGATAACATGCTCGGGCCATCAGCTGGCTTTGTGGGGGCAGAGCAAGAGTAAATCCTGTTCCCTGCAGGTGCAGGGTTCAAAGAGGTGTGTTTATGGCATTGTGATTCTGTACGCCCAGAAGGATGTTTCGGTTAATGTTTTGTCACATTAGCTGTCCTAAATGTTAGTTGACGTGTTTTTGACAGGCCAAGTGCCAAACTGAATTTGCTAACAGCAGTTATAAGGGATTAAAGGTTATGCACGACACTGAATTGATCCTTATCTCATGTTCAATTTCCCGTTGAGCAACTGAAGTAGAAAGGTAAGCCAGCAACTTGAATTTGGGGCACTAACTGGTAAATTTGACACATTGTAGGAGTAAATTTGACACATTGTAGGAGTAAATTTGGGGCACTTAGTTTTTCATTTTAGCATAACTAGAAAATCTGGTGGTTCGATAAAGCTTTCCATTTTAGCAGCATCTTGATGTTGGACCTTTATGCATGTTCACTAACTGCAAAATATGCAGGATATACACACCTGCCCCATTGAAATCCAGGCTTTATTTTCGCTGTGTTTGAGATGTGCCTCAAGCCCGCAAGGTTGTTGAAAGAGGATTCCATTGATGATATTGTGTATTCAGAAACAACATTGAGCAAGTCAATGTGAGTTCTGGACGAATATCTGGTCGGACTTTTCATGGTGTGCCTGCTTGTGCCTGTAAGGCTATATTTCCTGTGGTTCCACTTTGGCCATTTCATTTCATTTCTGTCATTGCTAACACCTCGAGAATAAGATGCAGGAATATTGAATCATGTGGAGGGGTGCTGGGAAGAACTCACTGGAGAAATGCTCCTGAAGGATAGTTATACTGCAACAGAATATCAGGAATGTCAGAAGTCACTGACTGGATGCCCAAGAACTCCAGATCATGGCCAGGTGAGTGTATTTTCGATATCAGATATATGTCACCACAAATTGTTATGCAGTATGTGAAGAGTCATATTTATTTCTTGTGTGCATTTTGTGGATTTACGTCTAACAGGTGTTGTTCTGCATTTGTATACAGCATGACACAGTGTGTAGACCAACTTAAAATTTGAAAGCAAAAATTTTCTAAACAACTTGGACTGACGTTATACATGTACAGCTCTAGCCTTGTGTCATGGCATCTTCCACTAGGATTACAGCCTACTGAAAGGCCTCGACAGTGAATAGACATAATAAAGATGAAAAAGAAAAGTTCAGAAAGAGAATACACATATATATGCAACCAAAAAAATAATCTGTCCGTTTCTTTTTTACAGTGAAGCCATGTAGGCCTGATTGTAGGAGGAGTCCATCTCATGTACGGCGAGGGTAGTGGCGGTGACGCGGGCACCGGTGGCATTGTTGAAGAGGTACACCCCGGCGTTGGCGTAGATGGCCTCGGTTGGGTACACTCGCGAAGTCACTGTCGACCTCCCGCCCTGTGCAAAGCTCTCGACAATGGAGTGGTCCACCAGTACTCTGATGGATAGTGCCTCGCCATCAAGCACCGGCACGATGTTACCGACAACCCTCTTCACAATGTCGTTGGCACGCGACGACCGTGACTCATCATGGCAGAAGTGCGTGCGCAGGCCGCCGTCAAGGCCTCTGGCGACGTAGAAGTAGACGGCGGTCTGCTCCGTGTCTCCACCATGGCGTCTGGCGTCAGCAAGTACAAGCAGGCCAAATGGGCCAAGCGCACCACGGCCGGCCGCGCCACCGCTGGTGCTGCAGTTGTAGCCGACATCAGCTTCCTTGGCGGCGACGACATCGAGTGGGTCGAGGCGGAAGGAAGCCTCAATGTCGAGCTGTGTGGCACGGTGGAGGCTGAGAGGGAAGATAGAGCCTTGGTCGACGGTGATGCTGCCGAGGTTGGTGGAGTTGGTACGGAGtgtctccacctccaccaccggccacTGGATGAGATTGCTGCCAGTCTTGGTGTCCAACACCACTGTGCGAGGGATCGACTGCAACAACAGAAAACATCAGGCAAGTATTAGCAATTGACACTAATAATTAATTAATTAGGAGTAGTTGTTAATCTTTGTTTGTATCGTCGCATGATTGTTTGTACAATGTACTTTAAGAATCTTTTGGAGTCAGCAGACAAGGCATCCCTTTTTCTTATCTAATCCCAGTTTGGTTGGTACTAGCAAAAGCTATTAAGTATTTAGTTTGGTGGTAGTACCAAATTGCCAATCTTCGCACACTTAGACCACATGGTGGCACATGAGTCATGGGCGTGGAAGGTTTTGCTTGTAGGGCACACACACTCTGGTTAGCTGCATTGTGCAGCGAAGGTATATATACATTATTCTGTACCCAAATAATAAACAGTAGCAGCTGGCACTATTTAACTGAATTAAACAATGCTTGTGTTGCTATTTTTCCAACGTTCTATCATTACTTTTTGTTCCTTAATGAACCCTCTTGGTATCATCATTGTGATAACAAATGAATGTTACTTACTGAAGACAATACACCCCTTTACTTGTGTAATCAGTTAGGTTGTACTAGCAGAAATTGTTTATTCTAATTCAGTTAGGTATTTGCGCCACAATATAAAAAATATTGCATTTTTTGCATGCCACTAGGCCACATAGGGTCGCACATGAGTCCTGGGCATGTAGAGCTTATTTAGTTTGTTTAGAGTGGGACACGGCTTGCCAGTTTGGCATGGTGCAGATCCAGGTATCTCAGCAGTAGCTCGAAGTGTAGACTGAATGAAGGTAAGGACACATGACAGCCACATTGATTCACCCCCTATCTATCTATGATTCATCACAAGTGGTTGCTATTATTTTGCATTCATGACCATAACCCACCCGTGCCATGCCTGTGTCTGTGGAACCCTACCAAAAGTGCATGCAACACTCCTAATCATGCAAATTACTAACAAAGCAACATTTTTTTATGACTAATTGAGGTTAGCCAATTAACTTTGCCATGTTGTAGTAGAAGAAATGTTGAAGTACCTGTAGGGAGGCCCATCCCTTGGCCACGTCGGCACGCTCGGAGTCGGTCTCGCCGACCCACCCCCACAACACACGCCTCTTCTTTGCCGGGTCATAGAAGGTCTTGGATGCATAGAACTTTCCCCAGTCGTACCTCAGCCCGATGCCGACATCGGCGTCGGCATCTAGCGGCGTCCACTTGTTTGTTGCTGCATCGTACCTCCCTAGCGCGTAGTAGTCATGTCGGTCGTCGTCTGAGCTCTCCTTCATGACATGCAAAACTTCACCGCCGCCGTTGTTGGATGCCGCCGCGACGGCCTCCGTCATGTCGATGCCCCTTGCGGCGCCGACCGGGTACAAGTCGATGCACTCCCACATCCCTGTTGCCAGCACCCGATGCAGCACTCCGGGTATGAGCTCAAAATCAATGAAGTTCTTGGTCTTGTAGGTCAAGGCCATGCCGGCGTGGCGGTCATCCTTGGACCCGATGACAATCCGCCACATTCCATCGGAGCCATCATACCACGCTGTGGTTGGGTCCCGGAAGTCCTTATCCCCGATATGTGGCGGCGGGTACAGCACCGGGTTGCCCTCGTACTTGGTCCAGTTTGTGAGCAGCGGATCAGAGGGGTCGGAGGGGAAGGCGAGGCACTGG includes:
- the LOC124691555 gene encoding sucrose:sucrose 1-fructosyltransferase-like, with the protein product MPMETRDGGSRLEPALLPCSYVPLPDDAEAAVVGRGRRTGPLFAALLLALTAVLLAVATLAGARLVGQLPAMGVVMPNQLATVDEAMSTTSSSRGPESGVSEKTSGVPAEHGGMLGADAAGSNAFPWSNAMLQWQRTGFHFQPEKNWMNDPNGPVYYKGWYHLFYQYNPDGAIWGNKIAWGHAVSRDLLRWSHLPVAMFPDQWYDINGAWSGSATVLPDGRIVMLYTGSTNASVQVQCLAFPSDPSDPLLTNWTKYEGNPVLYPPPHIGDKDFRDPTTAWYDGSDGMWRIVIGSKDDRHAGMALTYKTKNFIDFELIPGVLHRVLATGMWECIDLYPVGAARGIDMTEAVAAASNNGGGEVLHVMKESSDDDRHDYYALGRYDAATNKWTPLDADADVGIGLRYDWGKFYASKTFYDPAKKRRVLWGWVGETDSERADVAKGWASLQSIPRTVVLDTKTGSNLIQWPVVEVETLRTNSTNLGSITVDQGSIFPLSLHRATQLDIEASFRLDPLDVVAAKEADVGYNCSTSGGAAGRGALGPFGLLVLADARRHGGDTEQTAVYFYVARGLDGGLRTHFCHDESRSSRANDIVKRVVGNIVPVLDGEALSIRVLVDHSIVESFAQGGRSTVTSRVYPTEAIYANAGVYLFNNATGARVTATTLAVHEMDSSYNQAYMASL
- the LOC124691553 gene encoding putative pentatricopeptide repeat-containing protein At1g68930: MSRPLCNHYAALLSSSAAAGSRNGARISAAVHCLILRTVPHPPPTYLLNHLLTAYARSGRLGLARARRLFDAMPDPNLFTRNALLSALARARLLLDMERLFASMPERDAVSYNALIAGFSGAGAPARAAGAYRALLAEEGVRPSRITMSGMVMAASALGDRALGRQVHCQVLQLGFGAYAFTGSPLVDMYAKMGLIGDAKRVFDEMEGRNVVMYNTMITGLLRCKMVAEARGLFETMADRDSITWTAMVTGLARNGLPSEALDVFRRMRAAGVGIDQYTFGSILTACGALAASEEGKQVHAYVIRTLYEDNVFVGSALVDMYSKCRSIRSAEAVLRRMTCKNIVSWTAMIVGYGQNGCGEEAVRVFSEMQRDGIKPDDFTLGSVISSCANLASLEEGAQFHCVALVSGLRPYITVSNALVTLYGKCGSIEDAHRLFDEMTVHDQVSWTALVTGYAQFGKAKETMDLFEKMLSKGVKPDGVTFIGVLSACSRSGLVEKGRSYFQSMQEDHGIVPLDDHYTCMIDLYSRSGRLKEAEEFIRQMPRCPDAIGWATLLSSSRLRGDMETGKWAAENLLKVDPQNPASYVLLCSMHASKGEWSEVAQLRRGMRDRQVKKEPGCSWIKYKNKVYIFSADDQSHPFSRTIYDKLQWLNSKMVEEGYKPDVSSVLHDVADSEKVQMLSNHSEKLAIAFGLIFVPPEMQIRIVKNLRVCVDCHNATKFISKITGRDILVRDAVRFHKFSNGICSCGDFW